The following are from one region of the Magallana gigas chromosome 4, xbMagGiga1.1, whole genome shotgun sequence genome:
- the LOC105327028 gene encoding carbohydrate sulfotransferase 11 isoform X1: protein MRVRMRKVTLGNLVLAVVVSLAILSLYSMWSLPPSISNRSKLVARKDFLQKPKKTIKLSPEDQPMGSLLKQLGERDFDYIRKERLYNLRRKCEKAEEAKLIKKEVPAKKLGHIIVNDQYKVLFCYIPKVACTNMKRVFLILTGQMNTTNPLALKSKDVHMSLDKYLTYLDSYSDEEAAEKLRTYKKLIFVREPLERLLSAYRNKFIEKSAYFHKRFGRRIVRKFRDGVNKSQEIQGNDVTFLEFVRYITDENTMENEGFNEHWAHYSALCHPCHVQYDLIGKYESIDEDVNFVLKDLKIDELIKFPKRNATYRRTKTGDQLESFYKTIPKDLLGKLWKIYRSDYNLFDYPYPQFLEKFLAPEDEV from the exons ATGAGAGTCAGGATGAGGAAGGTTACGCTAGGAAACCTGGTGCTGGCAGTGGTTGTCTCCCTTGCTATCCTGTCACTGTACTCCATGTGGAGCCTGCCTCCCAGTATATCAA ACAGGTCTAAGCTGGTGGCCAGGAAGGATTTTTTACAGAAACCAAAG AAAACAATCAAGTTGTCTCCAGAAGATCAACCCATGGGCTCCCTCTTGAAACAGTTGGGAGAGAGAGATTTCGATTACATCCGAAAAGAGCGTCTGTACAATTTGAGGAGGAAGTGTGAGAAAGCAGAGGAAGCAAAGCTGATAAAGAAGGAAGTCCCAGCCAAGAAACTAGGCCACATCATAGTCAATGACCAgtataaagttttgttttgcTACATACCAAAGGTTGCCTGCACCAACATGAAGAGAGTCTTCCTCATTCTGACTGGTCAGATGAACACTACAAATCCATTGGCTTTAAAGAGTAAAGATGTTCACATGAGTTTGGATAAATATTTGACCTACTTAGATTCATATTCGGATGAAGAAGCTGCCGAAAAGCTTCGAACGTACAAAAAGCTCATCTTTGTGAGAGAACCTCTAGAAAGATTGCTGTCGGCGTATCGAAacaaattcattgaaaaaagtGCCTATTTTCATAAGAGATTTGGAAGAAGAATTGTCCGCAAATTTCGAGATGGAGTGAACAAGTCGCAGGAAATACAGGGAAACGATGTGACGTTCCTAGAGTTTGTCCGCTACATCACTGACGAGAACACGATGGAGAACGAGGGGTTCAATGAACACTGGGCTCACTACTCCGCCCTCTGTCACCCCTGTCACGTGCAATATGACTTAATCGGGAAGTACGAGTCCATTGACGAAGATGTCAACTTTGTGTTAAAAGATTTGAAGATAGACGAGCTGATAAAGTTTCCAAAAAGAAATGCCACCTATCGACGAACGAAAACCGGGGACCAACTCGAGTCATTCTACAAAACTATTCCTAAAGATCTCCTGGGAAAACTATGGAAGATTTATCGCTCAGACTATAATTTGTTTGACTATCCTTACCCACAATTCCTGGAGAAGTTTCTTGCTCCGGAGGATGAAGTGTAA
- the LOC105327028 gene encoding carbohydrate sulfotransferase 11 isoform X2 → MGSLLKQLGERDFDYIRKERLYNLRRKCEKAEEAKLIKKEVPAKKLGHIIVNDQYKVLFCYIPKVACTNMKRVFLILTGQMNTTNPLALKSKDVHMSLDKYLTYLDSYSDEEAAEKLRTYKKLIFVREPLERLLSAYRNKFIEKSAYFHKRFGRRIVRKFRDGVNKSQEIQGNDVTFLEFVRYITDENTMENEGFNEHWAHYSALCHPCHVQYDLIGKYESIDEDVNFVLKDLKIDELIKFPKRNATYRRTKTGDQLESFYKTIPKDLLGKLWKIYRSDYNLFDYPYPQFLEKFLAPEDEV, encoded by the coding sequence ATGGGCTCCCTCTTGAAACAGTTGGGAGAGAGAGATTTCGATTACATCCGAAAAGAGCGTCTGTACAATTTGAGGAGGAAGTGTGAGAAAGCAGAGGAAGCAAAGCTGATAAAGAAGGAAGTCCCAGCCAAGAAACTAGGCCACATCATAGTCAATGACCAgtataaagttttgttttgcTACATACCAAAGGTTGCCTGCACCAACATGAAGAGAGTCTTCCTCATTCTGACTGGTCAGATGAACACTACAAATCCATTGGCTTTAAAGAGTAAAGATGTTCACATGAGTTTGGATAAATATTTGACCTACTTAGATTCATATTCGGATGAAGAAGCTGCCGAAAAGCTTCGAACGTACAAAAAGCTCATCTTTGTGAGAGAACCTCTAGAAAGATTGCTGTCGGCGTATCGAAacaaattcattgaaaaaagtGCCTATTTTCATAAGAGATTTGGAAGAAGAATTGTCCGCAAATTTCGAGATGGAGTGAACAAGTCGCAGGAAATACAGGGAAACGATGTGACGTTCCTAGAGTTTGTCCGCTACATCACTGACGAGAACACGATGGAGAACGAGGGGTTCAATGAACACTGGGCTCACTACTCCGCCCTCTGTCACCCCTGTCACGTGCAATATGACTTAATCGGGAAGTACGAGTCCATTGACGAAGATGTCAACTTTGTGTTAAAAGATTTGAAGATAGACGAGCTGATAAAGTTTCCAAAAAGAAATGCCACCTATCGACGAACGAAAACCGGGGACCAACTCGAGTCATTCTACAAAACTATTCCTAAAGATCTCCTGGGAAAACTATGGAAGATTTATCGCTCAGACTATAATTTGTTTGACTATCCTTACCCACAATTCCTGGAGAAGTTTCTTGCTCCGGAGGATGAAGTGTAA
- the LOC105327029 gene encoding cysteine and tyrosine-rich protein 1 isoform X2 — MADSKVLLAFLTILAVPVQCAYYCYYYYNSYYLRRRQYCYYYYDYSYYYYYYYSSYSSSAGVIAGAVIGGIIGVLLISTIVVCVCVKLCKKTNHGQVLVYPQQPVFYTSSDTQQGYPQPSAPAYPYPPPPYSSGQQVFSYNG, encoded by the exons ATGGCTGATTCCAAAGTTTTGTTAGCTTTCTTGACAATTC tggCAGTTCCTGTGCAGTGTGCCTATTACTGCTATTACTACTACAATTCTTACTATTTAAGAAGGAGACAGTACTGTTACTACTACTATGACTACTCCTATTACTACTACTATTACTACTCGTCATATAG TTCCTCGGCTGGTGTTATAGCTGGTGCTGTGATTGGCGGTATCATCGGAGTCCTGCTGATCTCCACCATCGTTGTTTGTGTTTGTGTCAAACTCTGCAAGAAAACAAACCATGGTCAAGTATTGGTATATCCTCAACAACCTGTGTTTTACACCAGTTCAG ACACACAACAAGGATATCCACAACCATCAGCGCCGGCCTACCCCTATCCGCCCCCGCCGTATTCCAGTGGACAGCAAGTTTTCTCTTATAACGGATAG
- the LOC105327029 gene encoding cysteine and tyrosine-rich protein 1 isoform X1, with translation MSDFKRFVLVLEIIWALLAVPVQCAYYCYYYYNSYYLRRRQYCYYYYDYSYYYYYYYSSYSSSAGVIAGAVIGGIIGVLLISTIVVCVCVKLCKKTNHGQVLVYPQQPVFYTSSDTQQGYPQPSAPAYPYPPPPYSSGQQVFSYNG, from the exons ATGTCGGATTTTAAGCGTTTTGTTTTAGTATTGGAGATTATATGGGCCCTCT tggCAGTTCCTGTGCAGTGTGCCTATTACTGCTATTACTACTACAATTCTTACTATTTAAGAAGGAGACAGTACTGTTACTACTACTATGACTACTCCTATTACTACTACTATTACTACTCGTCATATAG TTCCTCGGCTGGTGTTATAGCTGGTGCTGTGATTGGCGGTATCATCGGAGTCCTGCTGATCTCCACCATCGTTGTTTGTGTTTGTGTCAAACTCTGCAAGAAAACAAACCATGGTCAAGTATTGGTATATCCTCAACAACCTGTGTTTTACACCAGTTCAG ACACACAACAAGGATATCCACAACCATCAGCGCCGGCCTACCCCTATCCGCCCCCGCCGTATTCCAGTGGACAGCAAGTTTTCTCTTATAACGGATAG
- the LOC105341151 gene encoding uncharacterized protein isoform X2, which yields MEDSKVLRLFITIFIPTIAQDSTFTTTTYSSRRQLCYYYYDYYYNDSSQSSSSPSAGVIAGAVIGGIVGIVIICAVVSWVCVRICQSHNRGRVLVYPQQPAVYTTSNTQQEYQQTYVRASSP from the exons ATGGAAGATTCCAAAGTCTTAAGATTGTTCATAACAATTT TTATACCTACTATAGCACAAGACAGTACTTTTACTACTACTACTTACTCATCTAGAAGACAGCTCTGTTACTACTACTACGACTATTACTATAACGACTCCTCTCAGTCCTCCTCTAG TCCTTCCGCTGGGGTTATAGCTGGAGCCGTCATTGGAGGCATCGTTGGTATCGTCATTATCTGTGCCGTCGTTAGTTGGGTGTGTGTCAGAATCTGTCAATCACACAACCGTGGTCGGGTATTGGTGTACCCTCAACAGCCCGCAGTCTATACCACTTCAA ATACACAACAAGAGTACCAACAAACCTATGTTCGGGCTTCTTCGCCATAA
- the LOC105341151 gene encoding uncharacterized protein isoform X1, whose translation MEDSKVLRLFITIFMVTVPAQCSYYCYYYYSYTYYSTRQYCYYYYDYYYNDSSQSSSSPSAGVIAGAVIGGIVGIVIICAVVSWVCVRICQSHNRGRVLVYPQQPAVYTTSNTQQEYQQTYVRASSP comes from the exons ATGGAAGATTCCAAAGTCTTAAGATTGTTCATAACAATTT TTATGGTGACAGTTCCCGCACAGTGTAGCTATTACTGTTATTACTACTACAGTTATACCTACTATAGCACAAGACAGTACT GTTACTACTACTACGACTATTACTATAACGACTCCTCTCAGTCCTCCTCTAG TCCTTCCGCTGGGGTTATAGCTGGAGCCGTCATTGGAGGCATCGTTGGTATCGTCATTATCTGTGCCGTCGTTAGTTGGGTGTGTGTCAGAATCTGTCAATCACACAACCGTGGTCGGGTATTGGTGTACCCTCAACAGCCCGCAGTCTATACCACTTCAA ATACACAACAAGAGTACCAACAAACCTATGTTCGGGCTTCTTCGCCATAA